attgaggcttatagGTGGCAAGTGACTTGTCTGAGTTCATTTAGCTGTAAATGGCACCACAAGGCCTTAGACTCAAGATTTCTGCCTCCTTCCTCTACATGACAGCTGCCTCAAGTTGTTATTAGTTTATATTAAGCTGTATTCAGTTGGGTCATGATTCttcattatattaaatgtaaattccTTGTTTTGCTCAATGTTCTGATTTTACGgttggcaaaaacaaaaacaaaaacacccaacTGAATCCTATCTGGCTGGAGCTGCTGCTGCCTTTAATCTTTCTGAGGACAATAGGCAGGATTGAGGCCATCATAATAAGGTGCTAGCCAACCAGGAAGGAAGCTGGGGAAATCTTCCTCCCAGGAGGTAATTGGTTCCTATTAGCCTAACACTCCACATAGCACTCAGTTAAGAGGCTCCAAGGAAAGGTGTCTGCTCTTTTTCCTCTGCCTCCAGAGCGAAGTTCACAAAAGTCTTTATTCTCCCCACCCCATTAGAGTTAGCTAGTTGGGGCCTCTGTTTGTTTCCATGGGGCCAGACTTGAGCATATATAAATGAACTGAAGGTTAGACAGATAGCTCAGAAGAAAAATGTTAAGATTATTATTGTTTATGTGCCAATGATTTAATAATCTAAAAAAAtctaagaacaacaacaaaataatcctaaagaagggcaataatttaaaaatatgaagtttaGAAAATTTATCAGACTTAGGGCCCAGGGGAAGGAATGTCTAAGAGGTAAGAAGTCTGGGACATGGCTTAAGTTCTGTTTCTGACTCTGTGCTCTTAGCCAAGACCCTAACAcctactccccaccccccacccccactcccaccctcccaTTCCTGCGTCTAAGGAGGGTGTAGGACTACTGACCACTCAAGGGCTGGGGCCTTCCTGGCGAGGGCATAACCAGGAAGCTTAACCAGGTTAGTCAGACCTTTCTCACTATTGCAGTAAAATAACTGATGTTAAAAATTGGACCCCGTGGcactagagaagcagaaaaatgaagtccaaattagaaagaaaaggagTGGGATCTAAGTTTTGGGTTAGATATTTCATTGAACTTCCAGGGCTGGGCACAGTGCCCAGCAtactcaataaatgaatggatgacagGTGGATGATCCAATGGAAGGTCAGGCCTTCCCCAGTCGTGGTGGACCTGGGGCAAAGAAACCTGTGGTTGAGTCCTGATCTACACGAACTCAGTGATGGAGACAAGAGTTACAAATCTCAATTTCTTCCTGTGCAAATTGGAGATGATACCTTacagggttgtgaggattaaatgagaaaatgtttaggtcagtgcctagcacataggaaGCACACAACAGTATGATCACAAACTCCACTctaaaggcttctctgaggaacaGGGAGAAGCCAGAGGTAAGAAGTCTGCAAGTAAGAAATCCCTTGGCCTTCCAGGCTTCTGCTGGATTCCTGCACTTCGACCCTGAGAGTGGGACCTCTTCCTCCTGGGACCAGCGATGAGGTCGAACGAGGGCCTGAGGGTGAAGCCCGGAAGTTAGGTGGGCTCTGCGAGCCTCAATTTCACCCTACTTTTTTCGCAGAGCCCCAGTAGAGTCGGCCTGTGAGGCTGTGAGAAATGGACCCGATCCTGAGAGCTGCAGCTAGGACGGCGCGGGGCGGGCCGGATCCGCAGTTGGGGATACTGTTGCTGTCGTTCGTCTTTCTGCGGGAGGATAGGGAAGCGGTGGCCGAGGGAGAGTCGACCGTTCAGTGAAGTCTATATGTTGACCAGGAGAGCCTCGGCTCTTCCAGAATCGCCCGGCCAGACTTGGCGACACATTGGCGTGCCTTTAAGGCGTTTGCACTTAGAAACTTGTTGAATGTAACCGCCTTTCATACGATCTGGGAAACAAGAGGTCTTTCTAAGCAACCCGGGGGGATTCTCCTCTCTGCAAATGATCTGTTCTGGTTTAGGAAAGAGAACTTTCTAACATTAGATTTCTCTTGGGCCTTTCCTTCTAACAGCAGTTGTCTTCTTATAGTTTAGCTAAAATTGGTACAGACAGGAAAGTATGAGTAGGAGTGTGAGCCTATTAgtgtataaacatatttttattgtgtCCCTTTAGGGAGCAATCAAAAACTGGCCGCTCAGCCTTTTGCAAGGTAAGGTGACAATGATTTGTTAAAGAATAGGAAAGGGGAGGGCTCATTCGACTCTGCATTTTCTCAGTTGAAAAGCAGCCTAATCGTCGATGACCCCTCCCGGCTAAAGAGGTCTGGGGAGACTTCAGAAACAGGATAAATGAAGATGTTCCACTGCCTCCATTCCCGtcaggaggggcagagggagagggctgCTTTCGGGCAatttcactgagaaaaataaatctatttaatgGCATAACATTCTAGCTTAAAAATCGGGAGTTATCAGAGGCAAAAGTAATAACCTTCAAGAAACTACGGACACTTCTCATTTCCCTCCATTTCCAAACACAGCAGGACGCCTACGTCTTGAGCAACCTACACCGATTCATGCCTTATATTGATcttatctccttttttctttaagtGACTCCTTTTCAGAGGCGGCAGCCAAAACATTAACCCCACAGGGAAAGGGAAAAATCAAACTCAAATCAGCTTGGCACTGTCTGCCTCACAAAACGCCCTGGAGATGCGGCTATCGAGGGTCTGTAGGTGATTTCTCCGTAATACTTTGCTCTAAAAGAGTCCTCTGCGGAGCCGTAAGGCAGTTGTCTGTGCTGTCTTCTCCCGCAAATTCCCCCAGAGGAGACAGTCGTAGGCGTTACAAGCCGGGTTAGTGACCGCAAGAGACGGAAATCGCTAATTACCAAGTCCTCTTTGATCTCCCTGGACCGTTTGGCCCTTGAAAGACTAGAGGCTCTTTCCCAGAACTGGACCCGACTAGTGAGTCCAGAGCCTGAGAGTCCGACATTGGGTCTAAGTTAACGTGGACGCCGAGGTCAGGATCAGACTTTTACAAATTTCCACGGACTCCCCAGATTTTAAATCGAGCAGCTGAGCTGGTATGCTGCTGGAAGCTAACGAGCGCCCGTGTGCAGAGGTGTTTGCTTAGTTTCAGCAACTCGCTAGCACGGCGCTTCTCTTTAAATTTGGGAGGGAGACTGGGGAAATCATGATTTTCAATTTCCACGTCCATCgcctccctcctttctccacGTTCTTCTTTCGATTCGTTTGTGGGAAATGGAGTTTTCTTCTCATTGCTGGGACTCTAATGTGATTCAGAATCGTTTGTGAAATGAACAAAAGTCACCGGCGCGTGGGACGACTGGGACAGAGCGCTCATGGCAGACCGGGGGTAGGGGCAAAGGCCGGGCCTCCGAGAATAATGGGGAGCTGGCCTCCTCCCCGCCTGGTTTCCATGGTCCCCTTCATCTTCCAGGTAAGATAAATGGCCCTTCATCCATCATCGGCAGCGAGCCCCTTCCCCCAGGCGAGCCGAGAATCTGTTCGCTGATGAAACCTATTAACCCCGAACTGCGTGGCTTTGTGGAGCCAACCGAGGCTCTCCACTGTGGCCTTTGTCCGCGGAATTTACGCCTTTACACAAGGCATTAGCATGGAGCTCTGCGCAGGGTCGGGACACCGCGTGCCCAGCCTGGCGCGGACCGCGCATCAGCAGCTCCCTCCCCGGCTGCGCCCCGGGAGCAGCCTCGCCGAGGCACCTGGGTCACGGCAGGCGCTCGGGCAGGGGACGCAGCCCCTCGTCCTTCCTTGGCCACCTCCGGGCGGCTGCGTTGTAAAAGAAAGCGACAAAGTTTTGGAGGGTGAACTGAAGCTGGGTCCAGGTGACCCTGAAGCCGAAGAAATAAACTTGACACTAATCCGGCTTTCCAGGCGGACGTTGGGGACTTCGCCGTTTTCCCCGGTGACCGTTGGGAGCCGCGCGCTCAACGGTGCCTGGTGCCTCGGAGCGCTGGGGCCCTCGGGTTCGGACCGCCGCGCGCGGGGCCTGGACGCGCCGGTCGCTACCCTACCAGCGCGCGGGCTGAAAGCAAGAGGGATTCGGGGCGGGGCGTTTAAAGGGCAGGAGGATCCGCGGCGTGCGGGACCGCGGCGCTACGAAGTTGGAGAAGGAATCCGCAGGCGTTCGAGGCGCCCGCACTTCGCACACTAAATGCAAACGCTTTAGTAAGCCGAGGTCTCGGGGTGTCCCACCCTTTAGAGGGAAGTGGTTCTGCTTAAAGCCCTAGCCCAGGGGGACTTTCTACTGAAAACGTTTCCGAAGAGCCCGGAACGCACCCCAGTTCAGACAGGTGCAAGAGCTATCGTTCGGCCACGCCTTCGGCCTCTACTCTCCAAAAACTGCTGTATAAAGGCCGGAAGTGCTTAGGTCTCGAGTGGAAGAAGGAGCCTGCCTCTGGAAGGGGTCACCTAGCGGAATCCCGGAGCCAGGAGGCCCGCCCCCTTCTAAGCAGGCCACAGTCCCGCCAGATCCCCGCTGCAAGTGGGCTCGCCGCCGGCGCCCAATCAGCGCTCTCGCCGGGTCTGTGGCGGCATCGGCCCCGCCCCCCTCGACGGCCATAAAAGGCCTCCTCGAAGGTGGCAACCCAGAGCAACGCGCGGCCTTGCGCCCCGGCACCGTCTCCAGGTGCGCTCCTTCGCTTGCTGCTCGCGGCGCCGGGCCCGCAGTCCCCGCGGTCAGCCGCCGCCAGTTCCTCATCCTCCTCAATCCCCAGTGCGGTGCGGCCAAGCCAATCTCCTGgcttctcctcctttcttttttctctcccttccccctcgGCAGCCGCTGTTGCTGCGGAGCTGGGCCGCCGGCCTGCAGGTGAGCCGCAGCGCCGCGCCCCTGTCCGGCGAGCTCACCTGGCCCAGCCCGGCCCGGCCCGTGCCGGAGCGGCGGCGGTCCCCTCAAGACTCCCTTTGCTCTGCAGGATGAAGAACCCAATGCTGGAGGCGCTGTCCCTACTGCTGGAGAAGCTGCTCGTCATTTCCAACTTCAGGCTCTTCAATTGGGCCGCCCCGGGCGAAGACGAGGCGGGGCACCGTTTCTATGAGATCAGCTCTTTCCTCCGCGGCGACGTGCTGGAGGTGCGCCGGGCCCACGTGACCCACTTTGGTATCTACCTGGGCCACAACCGTGTCGCCCACATGATGCCTGACATCCTGTTGGCCTTGACCAACGACAAGGGGCTCACGCAGAGGGTGGTCTCCAACAAGCGTCTGCTCCCGGGCGTCATTTGCAGGGTGGCCAGCGTCCGCGTGGACACAGTGGAGGACTTCGCCTACGGAGCCGACATCCTCGTCAATCACCTGGACAAGGCCCTCAAGAAGAAGCCGCTGCTCAACGAAGAGGTGGCGCAGAGGGCAGAGAAGCTGCTGGGCTTGACTCCCTACAGCCTACTGTGGAACAACTGCGAACACTTCGTGACCTACTGCCGATTCGACACCCCGATCAGCTCCCAGGCCGACAGAGTAAGACGTGTGACTCGCCGGTGGGCTCGGTGGGGACGCCCCCTCACATCCCTAACCTTTTCTCTCCCCTGGGAGCAGGGATTGAGTTCTAGATTGAGTAACGAATGCTCTGATGTTCCTAAGGGAGgccaagtgaataaataaatggcgaTGTGCTTTGCAGCATATCTCGAAATGCGCGGTGAAAGAGTGTGGCAGGGCTGCTGCCAGCGATTCGAGAGAGCTGCCCAGTTATTGCTGCAGACGTCGTAGGCTGTCCACCCAGCGTAGTTGAAATGCCAAAGGGCAGGGTCACAGAAAATCTGTCGGCGTGTGCTTGCAACTTTTCCCAAGGATTGCAATTGGAAGGAAGGTGTCCAGAGTTTATATTTAACCCCTGATACTATATACAAATTGTTGTGCCTTTCAAATAAGGAAGCATGCGGTTTTCTCCCTCTGTAGGCTGCAGAGAGTGAATTCCCTTGGCTTAGTATAAATATCAAAATTCTTAGTAAGAAGATCCCCAAGGTAGATCCCTTACTCCTGTGTCTGGCCTTCGGAGCTGTCTTTTCCTTGGTAATCTGAATTCTTTCTGTGTTGGCTTTAATCCAACACAGAATCTAGATGGGGATCTAGACTTCTTCGTTGTTAAGCGTCCTTTACCCATTAGCCCCAAAGGTGGCTTAGATTGTTTACTGGTTCCCCAGAGATTAAAACAATTGGTTTTCAAGAAGAGCCATTAAATGGTGGAaggtaatttttatttactttatttttttaaataaatttttttaaagtaaattatatttactttaaaaaacacaGCATTAGAATTTAAGATGATTTAAATTAGCCACAAATCCAAAGGGAAAatggatttttatttccttttgaaacCTCAATTTTTCAAGATAGTTAACATTTAAAGTCTGCAACTTCATTTGCAACTGGAAGCTTTCTCAGCCTTCACTGCTGCTGTTAAAAGAGGTATTGTTAATATTCACTATTCACAATGGAAACCTGGGTAATCACATAATGAGCTTCATGTTTTACTCTTCACATTTAGGTACTTTTTGGACCAAAAGAATCTGAGTCCACGTAACTAATTTTTTATTGCTCCACATCTTGATTAATTTTTTGACCCATATGGGAAAATCTTTCTATCCTCTGTGGCAGAGCATGAAAGTATTATGCTTTTTATACAGTGGTATATGAAACTTCTTGTAGATTACAGAGCCACAACAGCTCAATCTAGGAAttcttttataagtaaaataaaaatacagttagAGCACTGTGCATTGATTCGCAAATCACAGCTCTAGTCCAGGCTGTTTAGAGATGAACTTCACTACATTTACGAACACTGGCTCCAAAAGTGTACAAAAGGAAACACGTCAGATTTACTTAGAAACTAAGCAAATAATTTCTCTAAGGAAAAACAGTATTTCTATCCCATAATTAGGAGTTACTCTTTCATGGAACACATATAACACTGTGTTATATACTTCTACAGAAAAACAGTACAAGTGCTTTTTTAAGgtactaaaatattttatctgcATAAGTAACTAGTTGGAGTAGTTTTTCATCTTTGGAAACTTTGTGAGGTTTTACAGAAGTAGAGAAGTGTTTTAATTGCTGTTGCTACATAGCACCTCTTGTGAAACTGAGTTTTTGTCTTCACTTTGAATGGTCTAACAAACAGTTTGGCCACAGATTTCCCCGGAAAAAACATCCCCATCCCAAATTTTCTAATTCTAAGAACTCTTTTTTGAAGATGCACTGAGGGAAGTAGGTCATTGAAGGAGAACTGGTTTCTACTTTTCAGAAACATAAGGAATTACTTGATTCTGGGTCTGATTGTTGAGTTCTCCATATATACAACTATTATCAGCTTAACATGAGAGTTGCAAAGTTGTCTCTTACTTAAATCTGAgtttataaaaactctcaagaacaCTTTCCCTCATGAAAACATTGCAGCTAATTGGAAAATGTACTGAATGAGAATCTTTTACTTCTTTGCAGTGATGCTCTTCTTTACAAGTTTAGAAATCATAAAATTAagagatttttatatttctgtgaataATTTCAATGTTTTTGTAAACTGTAAGTCCCTTTAATTAGTGACTATTTCTATTCCTTATGCTTTTTCTACTATGCATTTGTTTTTTACTTTGCTGATAGTGCTTCTCATTGCCAAAAATGAATGCAAATACCCCTTTTAATTTCTGGGGATTCAATACTCAAAAAGTGCTTCGTAACACCTTCTAGAAATTCGGGATATTTCCTACTGTTGAGCACCATTAGAGATGCCTCCTGGGCTGATGGCCAAGTGAACAAGAACAGGACACTAGAAATGAGATGCTCCTTGAGAAAATCTGCTTTGGGAGGAAAGACAGTCCACAATGATTTCTCTGTTTgccttaattaaaaattattgagaaaagGATAAAAGAAGCATAACTGTATCAAGACAACTTACTCTTTTACCTAAATGTATATCTTTCCATTATTGCCGAGCAACTTGTCTCATTGTCCTGAAAACTTCATTTAGTTTGATCCTCACCACTTTAagactgtgtgtttgtttgttactCAATGTCTTGTTAGTTTAGTAAAAAGATACAAATTATATGTATGATATATAAAAAGACCAACATCTGGATAACTAACAGGAAGTTTTATATTTGTTTGGATATTGTATAAAAGTATGGATAGAGACAACCTTATAGTCAAGAGAGTGTGTTAAAATATATTGGACTTGTGCATTCTATCCATTAAGAATTTGAAAACCTAGCTGTCCAGTGCTATATAAGCCACTGCAGGAGACCCTAAAAGCATATACGTACAATGTCATGTctagaaaatgaatttaaaattagtATAAGTAGCAAAACTCATCTAGAATGGAGCAGTTAATTGCTAAATTCTGGCCCTGACAATGATGAAGTAGAGATAATTGTCAGCAGGTGTAGCAGTAATAATCTTTGTAAACTTTACATTTACAAAGTGTGTAGAAGAATGCAAAGTCCTTTTGCATAAAAGACTTCATTCGATCCTCACGACAGCCTCAGTATTCCCatggaagagaagagagtagTCTAGACAGGCTCAGTGATTtacttgaggtcacacagctaataggtGGGTGATCCAGGATGCAAACATAGGCCATCACTGCTGAGTAAAAttagttttctaagaaaaaaaaaattacacgtATTAGAAGAATACACTCTTCAGGGTTAGGGATcatatttaatttatcttttcaacAGCCAATTTTGTATTGCATAATTGATTGTGaatttgtttaatttaattaGGCAGGGAATAAGATATGACAACAATATTAGATTTTCTATGCCTTTAGATTTTGAGACGTATAAGAAAGTTATCACTGGTATCACCAAATTTTAGAATGATGACTTGTAGGAATTGAATTCACCAATAATAATAGGCTAAATTCCATTTACTTGAGATTAGAGATCTCTTTGCTCGTGTACTTTTAGAATATGTTATTGTTATTGATAAGCAGTTTAatgttgtttttaacttttaatccTGAATAACTTTTATGTGATTACATTCTCTGTAGTTTTCCATAAAAGTTCTGTGTGTACAAAGGCAACTGCCATTATTAAATTGCCTAAAATGTCGTTTTAGCTACTGTGGGATATGGAATCAAGAAACTGAACTACGAACATCTTAAATTCTTTCATAAGTCATAAGAGAAATTCTAGTTCCTCTGGTAGACAGAAAATAGCTGGGAAAATTGTGCTTTACTGTTTGGCATATGTGATTCTTCTTAGGTTTAGCTACTTTTtctaatattcttaaattttattttccagttttgtgAGACTGTGAAGATAATTATTCGTGATCAGAGAAGTGTTCTTGCTTCAGCAGTGTTGGGATTGGCATCTATAGTCTATCTGGGCTTGGCGTCATATGCTACCCTTCCTGCAATTTTTATTCCATTCTGCTTATGGATGGTTGGCTAACTTCATACCCCCATGTCAATGTGTGTATTCTGTGTGTAAATATGTTTATAGAGCACAAACCAGTGTAAGCATCATCAAGAAGAATGTGACCTGTAATGCTGTGTTCCGGATAAAAATGTGATTAAGAATCACGCAAAGTGCTTACTGTGTAAGCCCAAGAACAAAGGCTTTCTGAATCTTCTTAGGCAATTCCGTTTGAAAGCACTGTGCAAATCTTGGAAACATGGCAAGTTGTGATAGAATTTATCATTACAAGAAAACCAGCCCCTGAGATGATGGCCACAGGAGACTATTTGTGTTACTTTTTTCTCCTGTAATCATTGCTCTTCTCTGTTAGGCCTGAATTTGAAAATTGGAAGTCTTATTGAATGAGGTCACTAACTTTACTGTAAACTTATCCTGTTTCATTGAAAAAACTTATATTAAACTGAAAGAATTTCCTTCATTCAGATGAAAACATGTTTGATGATTGGCCCCCAAAAATTCACAATCTGTTTTTttcatgtattatatataattccCAATGAGTCAAGAATACTTTCATTACTTGAAACCATATTGGCAAAGTTAAGGTTTAATGATAAAGTAATTGAACAGAACTATAGAAATTTGTGTTTTCCTGTAGAAATAGCTACTATAGCATCAGTTGAACAATTTGATTTGGCTTTACTTAATAGGAAGCctgacattcatttttttttccttttatgtgtcATGTGGTTACTTTGAACCACTCTGAGAGGTAAATGGATATAGGATTGAAGTAATTTGGGCACTTGGAGTGTGTATGTGCCAATTAAATATGCAGATATCCACATACTCTCAAACTGATGAGAGAAAATTTATTTGTTCTTGATTGCTTTATCCTACCAGTGAGGTCATTATAGAGCATCTGTAGAGGTGAATGTAAAAGCAAGTTTAATCCATATTCTTATGCCCTTGCATTTGTGGTGTAACTGGCATATATGTCATTGGATGGTTTGTCTTTTAAAGCACTTACTAATGTACTATGTAATTTGTAAAAGCCCTCAGATTTGTATGCTAGTCAGGTTTCTCCATTTCATTACTAAGTATAGCTTACATGCTTAAGAAGGATGCCATAGCAGTATATAAAACCCACTCAAGTAGGACGAAAGGAAATGactgttagaaataatttttaagtgtctTAGTACCGCCAGGCATGTAAATTGATTAGACTCAGGCTGTTTTAATATCAGACTTGAGATGTAGCCATGTTAGAGCAAGCATTCGAGTACTTTTCCAAAATTACCAAATTCTAAAAATTAAGCCACAAGCTAGACTTGCATTTCAAGTTAAAATTGCTTTATAAACTAtcaagaatcacaaaataatgagCCACATAACAAATGGTATGGGGAGGGGAGGGTCAGTCACTTAGTGATCCAATCAGAACAAATTTAAGAGCAGATTTTAATTATAACTGATGTTTCGTCACCACTAATTTACCCAACAAATTCAATTGGagtttaataataattaaactctatgtttaatcatttaaatgtttc
The Diceros bicornis minor isolate mBicDic1 chromosome 11, mDicBic1.mat.cur, whole genome shotgun sequence DNA segment above includes these coding regions:
- the LRAT gene encoding lecithin retinol acyltransferase; the encoded protein is MKNPMLEALSLLLEKLLVISNFRLFNWAAPGEDEAGHRFYEISSFLRGDVLEVRRAHVTHFGIYLGHNRVAHMMPDILLALTNDKGLTQRVVSNKRLLPGVICRVASVRVDTVEDFAYGADILVNHLDKALKKKPLLNEEVAQRAEKLLGLTPYSLLWNNCEHFVTYCRFDTPISSQADRFCETVKIIIRDQRSVLASAVLGLASIVYLGLASYATLPAIFIPFCLWMVG